A single region of the Streptomyces sp. NBC_01262 genome encodes:
- a CDS encoding DUF6247 family protein — protein MTAQPLDSPTPPPSPTAGAQLRNRIAASRRADRWLPAWDREWAQALDTARETLTLTQVYDTIATWQRRLDTEPAVDAFFAGGCDSTDGIPLEDVLGPRR, from the coding sequence ATGACCGCGCAGCCGCTCGACTCCCCCACTCCCCCGCCCTCCCCCACTGCGGGTGCCCAGCTGCGCAATCGCATCGCCGCCTCCCGGCGCGCGGACCGGTGGCTGCCGGCCTGGGACCGCGAGTGGGCGCAGGCCCTGGATACCGCGCGCGAGACCCTGACCCTGACCCAGGTGTACGACACGATCGCGACCTGGCAGCGCCGCTTGGACACTGAGCCGGCCGTCGACGCGTTCTTCGCGGGCGGATGCGATTCCACCGACGGCATCCCCCTCGAAGACGTCCTTGGCCCTCGCCGGTGA
- a CDS encoding VOC family protein: MWWGTTIEAPDPSGLARFYAELLDWHIGHEEPGTAIVAASPQGPFFVFQQAEGYRAPVWPPANGDQRPMMHFDFQVGDLDSAVAEAVALGAIMAEFQPQENVRVLFDPAGHPFCLCRDDN, encoded by the coding sequence ATGTGGTGGGGGACCACGATCGAAGCGCCTGATCCCAGCGGCTTGGCGAGGTTCTATGCCGAGCTCCTCGATTGGCACATCGGGCACGAAGAGCCGGGAACGGCCATCGTGGCCGCTTCCCCGCAAGGGCCGTTCTTCGTGTTCCAGCAGGCGGAGGGCTATCGGGCTCCGGTGTGGCCGCCGGCCAACGGTGACCAGCGCCCGATGATGCACTTCGACTTCCAGGTCGGCGACCTGGACTCGGCGGTCGCCGAGGCGGTCGCCCTGGGCGCCATCATGGCGGAGTTCCAACCGCAGGAAAATGTACGAGTGCTCTTCGACCCTGCTGGACACCCCTTCTGCCTGTGTCGCGACGACAATTAG
- a CDS encoding DNA/RNA non-specific endonuclease: MSPAQQGASAAQALSALPAVNLSMVYAPAEHQSMTRANLTVNSTGQASGTLSEPVAGKSTLAWSGDQLYLKGDSAFWAQQDPLFGTDLTSTGHWVAPEKRSGYYMLDSFGVNAGSLTPASLATLVRQVTSDPEAVRQDDAMFQGRKAVAYTSQGWTVVLAAESPYSVLAIGGDPGGDSPVKTATWHPARRTGPVAEPADYRTDAVPADDSDFSSYLLLEPKPATTEQAGSVRTTTASAVATAVPPATSAEAVAKTMGPEFTITSNDASLCTTNPCSYSYTVTNSGDQAGAATLYLTLPRVPDQPHTLGTLQPKQSKTVSGTRPNIAWGTGRTVNHTDYAWVYSTAEYGSDPKVGSRLHARNLQPDDLSFGTPLKPTVAKLLDLMTKDRPTSDTEAGSKAVDAVEGANDQGELPDLGEIVDSGRLDNPQDLRDILPTTDKVENQRVLQQIALLLQADPQAHVTWTAPPTAGGTTPPADYLYTTTEQGRQVKRAVKTETVRSPAELGSQARLGAAQLNGEQPDSGTAGGQKVRSGYERVLRLDLEPFVGPLLNLATTQDLEHSLSTDPQFRQLRDSLCEPNGGVPRVDRLVIVNAAGTHQWTSPRQLGARCGSGTASASPDPSSSSSPAGKPTCLTQTFPRGSVERNGPGWINYAPLGPHNRASAATACLKLPVAGDGTAPSTDNIAGLTEAQNRATALFPLARGRLVERCHLIPRKFNGRGVQRNIAPCWRTPVNVGEMTDIANAVSTYLNKGETVLMTVACKYKDSAAEIPYEFIFQATAWDSNGNQHSLPLPLGGTVQNVKSGKNLSP; this comes from the coding sequence GTGTCACCGGCCCAGCAGGGCGCGTCGGCGGCGCAGGCGTTAAGCGCCCTGCCCGCGGTGAACCTGTCGATGGTCTACGCCCCGGCCGAGCACCAGTCCATGACTCGGGCGAACCTGACGGTCAACAGCACAGGGCAGGCGTCGGGAACCCTCAGCGAACCGGTGGCCGGAAAGTCCACCCTCGCGTGGTCCGGCGACCAGCTCTACCTGAAGGGCGACTCGGCCTTCTGGGCACAGCAGGACCCACTGTTCGGCACGGACCTGACCAGCACCGGCCACTGGGTCGCACCCGAGAAGCGCTCCGGCTACTACATGCTCGACAGCTTCGGGGTGAACGCCGGCTCGCTGACGCCGGCCTCGCTCGCCACGCTGGTCCGGCAGGTCACCTCCGACCCCGAGGCGGTGCGGCAGGACGACGCGATGTTCCAGGGCCGCAAGGCGGTCGCGTACACCTCTCAGGGCTGGACGGTCGTCCTCGCCGCCGAGTCGCCCTACTCCGTCCTCGCCATCGGCGGCGACCCCGGCGGCGACAGCCCCGTCAAGACCGCCACCTGGCACCCCGCCCGGCGCACCGGACCGGTGGCGGAACCGGCGGACTACCGTACGGACGCAGTGCCGGCCGACGACAGCGACTTCAGCAGCTACCTCCTGCTGGAGCCGAAGCCGGCCACCACCGAGCAGGCCGGCTCGGTCCGTACCACCACCGCCTCCGCCGTGGCGACCGCCGTCCCGCCCGCCACCTCGGCCGAGGCGGTCGCCAAGACCATGGGCCCCGAGTTCACCATCACCAGCAACGACGCGTCCCTGTGCACGACCAACCCGTGCTCGTACTCCTACACGGTCACCAACAGCGGCGACCAGGCGGGCGCGGCCACCCTCTATCTGACCCTGCCGAGAGTGCCCGACCAGCCCCACACGCTGGGCACCCTGCAGCCCAAGCAGTCCAAAACGGTCAGCGGCACCCGCCCCAACATCGCGTGGGGCACCGGGCGCACCGTGAACCACACCGACTACGCCTGGGTGTACTCGACCGCCGAGTACGGCTCCGACCCCAAGGTCGGCAGCCGTCTGCACGCCCGCAACCTGCAGCCGGACGACCTCTCCTTCGGCACGCCCCTGAAGCCCACTGTGGCAAAGCTGCTGGACCTGATGACGAAGGACCGGCCGACGAGCGACACCGAGGCGGGCAGCAAGGCGGTCGACGCGGTCGAAGGCGCCAACGACCAGGGTGAGCTGCCCGACCTGGGGGAGATCGTCGACTCCGGCCGGCTGGACAACCCGCAGGACCTCCGCGACATCCTCCCCACCACCGACAAGGTCGAGAACCAGCGCGTGCTGCAACAGATCGCGCTGCTGCTCCAGGCCGACCCGCAGGCGCACGTCACCTGGACCGCGCCGCCCACAGCCGGAGGAACGACACCCCCGGCGGACTACCTCTACACGACCACCGAACAGGGCCGGCAGGTCAAACGCGCCGTGAAGACGGAAACGGTGCGGAGCCCGGCGGAACTGGGATCGCAGGCACGCCTCGGCGCCGCGCAACTGAACGGTGAGCAGCCGGATTCCGGGACCGCTGGCGGCCAGAAGGTGCGGTCCGGATACGAACGGGTGCTGCGGCTCGACCTCGAACCGTTCGTGGGCCCGCTGCTGAACCTGGCCACCACGCAGGACCTGGAGCACTCCCTGTCCACGGACCCGCAGTTCCGGCAACTGCGGGACAGCCTCTGCGAGCCGAACGGCGGCGTCCCCCGCGTCGACCGCCTCGTCATCGTCAACGCCGCCGGCACCCACCAGTGGACCTCCCCGCGCCAGCTCGGCGCGCGCTGCGGTTCCGGGACGGCCTCGGCGTCGCCGGACCCGTCGAGCAGCAGCAGTCCGGCCGGCAAGCCGACCTGTCTGACGCAAACCTTTCCTCGCGGTAGTGTCGAGCGCAACGGGCCGGGCTGGATCAACTACGCCCCCCTCGGGCCGCACAACCGGGCCTCTGCGGCCACCGCGTGCTTGAAGCTTCCGGTCGCCGGCGACGGGACAGCACCTTCCACTGACAACATCGCCGGCTTGACGGAGGCCCAGAACCGCGCGACGGCGCTGTTCCCCCTGGCGCGCGGGAGACTGGTCGAGCGCTGTCACCTGATCCCCAGGAAATTCAACGGCCGCGGCGTCCAACGCAACATCGCGCCGTGCTGGAGGACGCCCGTGAACGTCGGTGAGATGACGGACATCGCCAATGCAGTCAGCACCTACCTCAACAAGGGGGAAACCGTGCTGATGACGGTGGCCTGCAAGTACAAGGACAGCGCGGCAGAGATCCCGTACGAGTTCATCTTCCAAGCCACCGCATGGGACTCCAACGGAAATCAGCACTCGCTCCCGCTACCCCTCGGTGGCACGGTCCAGAATGTCAAGAGCGGGAAGAACCTCAGTCCCTGA
- a CDS encoding IS110 family transposase, with amino-acid sequence MEGKDLIYCGIDWAERTHDVALVDDSGQLLAKRHITDDAGGYKILLDLLAEYGDTEESPIPVAIETSRGLVVAVLRTGKRQVFAINPMAAARYRDRHSVSGKKSDPGDALVLANILRTDMYAHRPLPQDSDVARAVAVLARAQQDATWNRQQISNQLRSLLREYYPAALAAFESWKNGLCRREAHELLKAAPTPARASRLTRTQLQAALKRAGRQRGIEAEIDRLREIFRSDWAHQPSLVENALGKQMLALLVQLVAACTAADNLAEAVEEAFPQHPDAEIILSFPGLGIQLGARVLAEIGDDRTRFADARGLKAYAGASPVTRASGKKSSITRRWVKNDRLNHAGYLWAFSAITASPGAKAHYRRRRDDHRDWHAAAQRNLFNRMLGQLYHCLQHGRLYDEAVAFPAEAQATMQAA; translated from the coding sequence ATGGAGGGGAAAGACTTGATCTACTGCGGCATCGACTGGGCCGAACGCACGCACGACGTCGCCCTGGTCGACGACAGCGGCCAGTTACTGGCCAAACGGCACATCACCGACGACGCGGGCGGCTACAAGATCCTGCTGGATTTGCTTGCCGAATACGGCGACACCGAGGAGAGCCCGATCCCGGTCGCGATCGAGACCTCCCGCGGCCTGGTCGTCGCCGTGCTGCGGACGGGCAAGAGGCAGGTGTTCGCGATCAACCCGATGGCCGCTGCCCGCTACCGCGACCGGCACTCCGTCTCCGGCAAGAAGTCCGACCCCGGAGACGCTCTGGTCCTGGCCAACATCCTGCGCACCGACATGTATGCCCACCGGCCGTTGCCTCAGGACAGCGACGTGGCCCGCGCGGTCGCCGTCCTTGCCAGGGCTCAGCAGGACGCGACGTGGAACCGGCAGCAGATCTCCAACCAGCTCCGGTCGCTGCTGCGGGAGTACTACCCGGCCGCGCTGGCCGCCTTCGAGTCCTGGAAGAACGGTTTGTGCCGCCGGGAGGCGCACGAACTCCTCAAGGCGGCTCCGACACCGGCGCGGGCCTCGCGGCTGACGCGCACGCAGCTGCAGGCCGCGCTCAAGCGCGCCGGCCGCCAGCGCGGCATCGAAGCCGAGATCGACCGGCTCCGGGAGATCTTCCGTTCCGACTGGGCGCACCAGCCATCGCTGGTGGAGAACGCGCTTGGCAAACAGATGCTCGCGCTCCTGGTCCAGCTGGTGGCCGCCTGCACCGCCGCCGACAATCTGGCCGAGGCGGTGGAGGAAGCTTTCCCTCAGCACCCGGACGCTGAGATCATCCTCAGCTTCCCCGGACTCGGCATCCAGCTCGGTGCCCGGGTGCTCGCCGAGATCGGAGACGACCGCACCAGGTTCGCCGACGCCCGCGGCCTGAAGGCCTATGCCGGCGCCTCACCCGTCACGAGGGCTTCCGGCAAGAAGTCGAGTATCACCCGCCGGTGGGTGAAGAACGACCGCCTCAACCACGCCGGCTACCTCTGGGCCTTTTCCGCCATCACCGCCTCTCCCGGCGCCAAAGCCCACTACAGGCGGCGCCGCGACGACCACCGGGACTGGCACGCCGCAGCCCAGCGCAACCTCTTCAACCGGATGCTCGGACAGCTCTACCACTGCCTCCAGCATGGACGGCTCTACGACGAAGCGGTGGCCTTCCCGGCGGAAGCCCAGGCAACGATGCAGGCGGCATAA
- a CDS encoding pentapeptide repeat-containing protein → MCLGALILAAAAGLGIHQIVHWLVAKQATPEKPLSAEEVIRTSLAILTLTGAVLAGVYAYRKQRIAESDAHRADDSQLAERYTTASEQLGHTTPAVRLAGVYAMARLADDWTEQRQVCVDVLCAYLRMPYEPDRTSDQHKEGEREVRQTIIRVIGDHLRGHPVGATPSWSDCSFDFTRATFDGVDFSQCLFHNTVSFSDAIFCGDASMFSKAVFSGDMVSFHGAEFNDGNVFFDGAEFRGGRVYFTLVKFTGALVLFVGAKFSGGLTGVHFDSTTFGGGAVNFDGAVFGSAEGTFRVADFCGSKVSFKGTEFRSGGVTFKYAKFRSGVVTFDSAEFVGATVAFGNTEFSGSTVSFNEAKFRSGKITFGVHPDLTLEDEYIAGAQPLKSAVFSGGSVTFDGAECRGAEMDWGPFSRPPGCGG, encoded by the coding sequence GTGTGCCTCGGGGCCCTCATCCTTGCCGCGGCCGCCGGTCTCGGGATCCACCAGATCGTCCACTGGCTGGTGGCGAAACAGGCAACGCCAGAGAAACCTCTCAGCGCCGAAGAGGTGATCAGGACCTCCCTCGCGATCCTCACCCTGACAGGTGCCGTGCTCGCCGGGGTCTACGCCTACCGCAAACAGCGGATTGCAGAGAGCGACGCACATCGCGCCGACGACAGCCAGCTCGCCGAGCGCTACACCACCGCCTCCGAGCAGCTCGGCCACACCACGCCAGCGGTACGCCTCGCCGGCGTGTACGCGATGGCCCGGCTCGCCGACGACTGGACCGAGCAACGACAGGTCTGTGTCGACGTCCTGTGTGCCTACCTGCGCATGCCCTACGAGCCCGATCGAACCTCGGACCAGCACAAGGAAGGCGAACGCGAAGTCCGCCAGACCATCATCCGGGTCATCGGCGACCACCTTCGGGGGCATCCGGTCGGGGCGACCCCTTCCTGGTCAGACTGCAGTTTTGACTTCACCCGCGCCACATTCGACGGTGTCGACTTCTCGCAGTGTCTGTTCCACAACACAGTGTCGTTCAGCGATGCGATCTTCTGTGGTGACGCGAGCATGTTCAGCAAGGCAGTGTTCAGCGGCGACATGGTCTCCTTCCATGGCGCCGAGTTCAACGACGGCAACGTCTTCTTCGATGGCGCCGAGTTTCGAGGCGGCAGGGTCTACTTCACCCTCGTCAAGTTCACGGGCGCCCTGGTCCTCTTCGTCGGCGCCAAGTTCAGTGGCGGGCTCACGGGGGTCCACTTTGACAGCACGACGTTCGGCGGCGGCGCGGTGAACTTCGACGGCGCAGTCTTTGGGAGCGCCGAGGGGACCTTCCGCGTCGCTGACTTCTGCGGTAGCAAGGTCAGCTTCAAAGGTACCGAGTTCCGATCCGGCGGGGTCACCTTCAAGTACGCGAAGTTCCGAAGTGGCGTGGTCACCTTCGACAGCGCCGAGTTCGTAGGCGCCACGGTTGCCTTCGGCAACACCGAGTTCAGCGGTAGCACGGTCAGCTTCAATGAGGCGAAGTTCCGAAGCGGCAAGATCACCTTCGGCGTGCACCCCGACCTCACGCTGGAGGACGAATACATTGCCGGAGCGCAACCTTTGAAGTCTGCGGTGTTCAGCGGCGGCAGCGTCACCTTTGACGGTGCTGAATGCAGAGGTGCCGAGATGGATTGGGGGCCCTTCTCACGGCCCCCTGGCTGCGGAGGCTGA
- a CDS encoding tetratricopeptide repeat protein, translating to MVALSAAAAGWAKQWLDQQWKLRRDLPGSIVLHGHARGFPHVRDVADPVLIGVHRAETSAEHPQQSRADGLPRYIPREVDPELREAIRRGGLVILVGESTAGKSRAAFEGIRTQAPDHLLAVPSSREALAAVATSLSEVPRAVLWLDELERFLGPGGLTPALAAGLATKPGREMILLGTMRTAEYERFTSREPPAPGEQDRSAWLASRDVLRAAHTISLNRLWSPAELARAERFADDSRIARALGQAAAFGIAETLTAGPTLVRDWRNAWNVGTHPRAAALVAAAVDCRRAGLDAPAPHDLLQDLHVHYLEARGGHTLRPEPIDEAWAWALQPVHGASSLLIPAGSISDDPRYLAFDYLIDQPDHEPIPPETWNLLVARTDASHASRIASEAFWRVRTAFHAAVDSGAVANVYLQAQALADRRDYIQAIRILTAELDTSDQHQNPDAEWRGTLRHQIAFYHLQAGHIEQAEAAFLQLLAEAEEALAPEDEYLQVVRHNLGACTRRRGDLPGALAQFQHILTNREQHLGPAAVNTLATRGTIASIIGEMGDAAEALRLTRQILADEERALGPDHTNTLSTRHSLAGYLAETGDPGAAIDVLQALVPDLTRALGAEHPDVLDARWDIARYQARNGNKPAALRQFREVLADQERLLDAHDPRLEQARQEIEDLRTQGNEH from the coding sequence ATGGTGGCACTGTCCGCAGCGGCCGCTGGCTGGGCCAAGCAATGGCTTGATCAGCAGTGGAAACTGCGACGGGATCTTCCCGGCAGCATCGTCCTACACGGCCATGCCCGCGGGTTTCCACACGTGCGTGATGTCGCAGATCCGGTGCTGATTGGTGTCCACCGCGCCGAGACGTCGGCGGAGCACCCGCAGCAATCCCGCGCGGACGGGCTGCCGCGGTATATACCCCGAGAGGTGGACCCAGAGCTTCGCGAGGCGATCCGCCGCGGCGGCTTGGTCATCCTTGTGGGCGAGTCGACGGCCGGCAAGTCCAGGGCAGCCTTCGAGGGAATCCGCACACAGGCGCCGGATCATCTGCTGGCCGTTCCTTCCTCGCGAGAGGCGCTGGCCGCCGTCGCGACAAGCCTGTCCGAGGTACCACGGGCAGTGCTGTGGCTCGACGAATTGGAGCGATTTCTGGGTCCCGGGGGCTTGACCCCCGCTCTGGCGGCCGGTCTGGCCACGAAGCCGGGCCGGGAGATGATCCTGCTGGGCACGATGAGAACAGCAGAGTACGAGCGCTTCACGTCACGAGAACCCCCGGCCCCCGGCGAGCAGGACCGCTCGGCCTGGCTGGCAAGCCGGGATGTGCTGCGCGCCGCGCACACCATCTCTCTCAACCGGCTCTGGTCACCGGCAGAGCTGGCGCGCGCGGAGAGGTTCGCGGACGACTCACGCATCGCGCGCGCACTCGGTCAGGCGGCTGCCTTCGGGATCGCCGAGACCTTGACCGCAGGACCGACCCTGGTGCGCGACTGGCGCAACGCGTGGAACGTCGGCACCCATCCACGCGCCGCGGCGCTGGTGGCGGCCGCCGTGGACTGCCGCCGCGCCGGGCTCGACGCCCCGGCTCCCCATGACTTGCTGCAAGACCTGCACGTCCACTACCTGGAGGCACGCGGCGGCCACACACTCAGGCCCGAGCCGATCGACGAAGCCTGGGCATGGGCCCTGCAACCGGTGCACGGGGCGAGCAGCCTGCTGATCCCCGCAGGCTCCATCAGCGACGACCCGCGCTACCTCGCTTTCGACTACCTGATCGACCAGCCGGACCACGAACCGATCCCGCCCGAAACCTGGAACCTGCTGGTCGCCCGCACCGACGCATCCCACGCCTCGCGCATCGCGTCCGAAGCATTCTGGCGCGTGCGCACCGCCTTCCACGCCGCAGTCGACTCCGGTGCCGTGGCCAACGTATACCTGCAGGCCCAAGCCCTCGCCGACCGCAGAGACTACATCCAGGCCATCCGCATACTCACCGCAGAGCTCGACACATCGGACCAGCATCAGAATCCGGATGCGGAGTGGCGCGGAACCCTGCGCCACCAGATCGCCTTCTACCACCTGCAGGCTGGACACATCGAGCAGGCCGAAGCCGCATTCCTGCAGTTACTGGCCGAGGCCGAAGAGGCTCTGGCGCCCGAGGACGAATATCTGCAGGTCGTACGGCACAACCTCGGCGCATGCACACGGCGACGAGGCGATCTTCCAGGGGCGCTGGCCCAGTTCCAACACATCCTGACCAACCGAGAGCAACACCTCGGCCCAGCCGCTGTGAACACCCTCGCCACTCGGGGAACGATAGCGAGCATCATCGGCGAGATGGGCGACGCCGCCGAGGCGCTGCGACTGACTCGCCAGATCCTGGCCGACGAGGAACGAGCCCTTGGCCCGGACCACACCAACACTCTGAGCACCCGCCACAGCCTGGCCGGCTACCTGGCCGAGACGGGCGACCCCGGCGCCGCCATAGACGTCCTGCAAGCACTCGTGCCGGACTTGACGCGTGCGCTGGGCGCCGAGCACCCAGACGTGCTTGACGCGCGCTGGGACATCGCCCGCTACCAAGCCCGCAACGGGAACAAGCCCGCCGCATTGCGGCAATTCCGCGAAGTACTCGCCGACCAGGAACGACTACTCGACGCACACGACCCACGACTCGAACAAGCCCGCCAGGAGATCGAAGACCTCAGAACCCAAGGCAACGAGCACTGA
- a CDS encoding ADP-ribosylglycohydrolase family protein, giving the protein MITMPAAALDSLHGLAFGDAFGDRWFGILRRDGLAALETRTLPPEPLWRWSDDTAQALVLVQELAEGGGTVDQDRLAQRFAAAYADDSHRGYGASMHDVLRRIGAGEPWWEVVAGQFGGQGSWGNGAAMRAAPLGAWHAADPDAAAEQSARQCAVSHHHPEAVAAAVAVALAAALATRSRDEPAPARPDFLHAVAERLPDSDVRSGVRIAARLPERTSVRHAAEVLGSGYRMSGPDTVPYALWCAAGHLDDLHEGLWRTVAGRGDIDTTCAIAGGVIAARTGVATLPPTWHAAREPLPPLPVAVSLPRGVCRSTGAALRARLKP; this is encoded by the coding sequence ATGATCACCATGCCTGCCGCCGCGCTGGACTCGTTGCACGGACTCGCCTTCGGGGACGCCTTCGGGGACCGTTGGTTCGGCATCCTGCGCCGGGACGGCCTGGCGGCCCTGGAGACGCGGACTCTGCCCCCGGAGCCGCTGTGGCGGTGGAGTGACGACACCGCCCAGGCGCTCGTCCTCGTCCAGGAACTCGCTGAGGGCGGCGGCACCGTCGACCAGGACCGCCTCGCCCAGCGCTTCGCGGCCGCCTACGCCGACGACTCGCACCGCGGCTACGGAGCCTCGATGCACGATGTGCTCCGCCGGATCGGTGCGGGCGAGCCCTGGTGGGAGGTGGTCGCCGGGCAGTTCGGCGGCCAGGGCTCCTGGGGTAACGGCGCAGCCATGCGCGCCGCCCCGCTGGGCGCCTGGCACGCCGCCGACCCCGACGCGGCCGCCGAACAGTCCGCCCGCCAGTGCGCGGTCTCGCACCACCACCCGGAGGCGGTGGCCGCGGCGGTGGCAGTTGCCCTCGCCGCAGCCCTGGCAACCCGCAGCCGGGACGAGCCCGCTCCGGCCCGCCCGGACTTCCTCCACGCCGTCGCCGAACGCCTCCCCGACAGCGATGTCCGGTCGGGAGTGCGGATCGCGGCCCGGTTGCCGGAGCGCACCTCGGTCCGGCACGCAGCGGAGGTCCTGGGTTCTGGATACCGGATGTCCGGGCCCGATACCGTCCCGTACGCCCTGTGGTGCGCGGCCGGTCACCTCGACGACCTGCACGAGGGCCTGTGGCGCACGGTCGCCGGGCGTGGCGACATCGACACCACCTGCGCCATCGCGGGCGGGGTGATCGCCGCCCGCACAGGCGTCGCCACCCTTCCCCCCACCTGGCACGCCGCCCGCGAACCGCTGCCGCCGCTCCCTGTCGCAGTGAGCCTTCCCCGCGGCGTCTGCCGTAGCACAGGCGCGGCGCTGCGCGCGCGGCTGAAGCCGTAA
- a CDS encoding VWA domain-containing protein produces the protein MPNHAERVLGLSANLDDDGTVPLIFFDTVAHPPVNLSLTNYEGQVEAHHRTLRKLGRTNLHLGIDAVVDHYRTSGTTHPAYVATMLDGRPDSPAAVRRALCDASTLPMVWDLHGWGDHTDFLRELDNLPDDKRAVDNVELLEVGPNPRAITDTHLYEHMTGVLSRYLTAARSRGIIR, from the coding sequence ATCCCGAACCACGCCGAGCGCGTCCTGGGCCTGTCCGCCAACCTCGACGACGACGGGACCGTCCCGCTGATCTTCTTCGACACCGTCGCTCACCCGCCCGTGAACCTCTCGCTCACGAACTACGAAGGGCAGGTCGAAGCACACCACCGGACCCTGCGCAAACTCGGCCGCACCAACCTGCACCTGGGAATCGATGCCGTCGTAGATCACTACCGGACCTCCGGCACAACCCACCCCGCCTACGTCGCCACCATGCTCGACGGCCGACCGGACTCCCCCGCAGCCGTCCGGCGCGCCCTGTGCGATGCGTCGACCTTGCCGATGGTTTGGGACCTCCACGGCTGGGGCGACCACACCGACTTCCTACGGGAACTCGACAACCTGCCCGACGACAAGCGGGCCGTCGACAACGTCGAACTACTGGAAGTCGGCCCGAACCCGCGCGCCATCACCGACACCCACCTGTACGAACACATGACCGGTGTCCTCAGCCGCTACCTCACCGCCGCCCGCTCCCGCGGCATCATCCGGTGA
- a CDS encoding ISL3 family transposase — protein sequence MRDVNELVGVVFSGLSALVVEGVTDEGEVIRVSARTRDDPVTCPVCGQPTGRVHGFHGRVVADVPVDGRRVVASVRVRRLACTVLGCPRQTFREQVPGVVDRYQRRTNRLADQLGAVVKELAGRAGARLSRVLACAISRSTALRMLMRQATPPLHVPRVLGIDDFALKRRHRYATVIIDAETGERIDVLPDRTAQTLAAWLREHPGAEYVCRDGSGSYGEAIRQALPEAVQVSDRWHLWSNLCGKVLAEVRSHTAGWATAVNPARPGGVREQTTRERWQRVHHLLGQGVGLLECARRLDVALNTVKRYARMKEPTGDRRAPRYKPTLVDPYRDHLRRRRAEDPAVPVTHLLREIKELGYTGSANLLVRYLTQGRAEGDKPVTTPQRFARLLLTRPDNLRDKDTALLRELTEACPEMTELARLTGEFAQLLTPAQGNDAKLTDWIITVRAADLPHLHSFANGLELDRAAVDAGLTLPHHNGRTEGVNTRTKRIMRQMHGRAGFPLLRHRILLQ from the coding sequence GTGCGCGATGTCAACGAGCTTGTGGGTGTGGTGTTTTCGGGACTGTCGGCCCTCGTCGTCGAGGGCGTGACGGACGAGGGTGAGGTCATCCGGGTGTCGGCGCGGACCCGGGACGATCCGGTGACGTGCCCGGTGTGCGGGCAGCCGACGGGGCGGGTGCACGGCTTCCACGGGCGCGTGGTCGCGGACGTGCCGGTGGACGGACGGCGGGTCGTGGCGTCGGTGCGGGTCCGGCGGCTGGCCTGTACGGTGCTCGGTTGCCCGCGGCAGACGTTCCGCGAGCAGGTTCCCGGCGTCGTGGACCGCTACCAGCGTCGCACCAACCGCCTGGCCGACCAACTCGGCGCCGTGGTCAAGGAGTTAGCGGGCCGGGCGGGCGCCCGCCTCTCCCGCGTGCTGGCCTGCGCGATCTCCCGCTCGACCGCCCTGCGCATGCTCATGCGCCAGGCGACACCGCCGCTGCACGTCCCGCGCGTGCTCGGTATTGACGACTTCGCCCTCAAGCGCCGGCACCGCTACGCCACCGTGATCATCGACGCCGAGACCGGCGAGCGCATCGACGTCCTGCCCGACCGCACCGCCCAGACCCTGGCCGCGTGGCTGCGCGAGCACCCCGGGGCCGAGTACGTCTGCCGCGACGGCTCCGGCTCCTACGGCGAGGCGATCCGCCAGGCCCTCCCCGAAGCGGTGCAGGTCAGCGACAGGTGGCATTTGTGGAGCAACCTGTGCGGCAAGGTCCTGGCCGAAGTCCGCTCCCACACTGCCGGCTGGGCCACCGCCGTCAACCCCGCCCGGCCCGGGGGCGTACGCGAGCAGACCACCCGCGAGCGCTGGCAACGGGTTCACCATCTGCTCGGCCAAGGCGTCGGCCTGCTCGAATGCGCCCGCCGCCTCGATGTCGCCCTGAACACCGTCAAGCGCTACGCCCGCATGAAGGAGCCCACCGGAGACCGCCGCGCACCCCGCTACAAGCCCACGCTCGTCGACCCCTACCGCGACCACCTGCGCAGGCGTCGGGCCGAAGACCCCGCAGTGCCCGTCACCCACCTCCTGCGCGAGATCAAGGAACTGGGCTACACCGGCAGCGCCAACCTCCTGGTCCGCTACCTCACCCAGGGCCGCGCCGAGGGCGACAAGCCGGTCACCACCCCGCAGCGCTTCGCCCGGCTCCTGCTCACCCGCCCCGACAACCTGCGGGACAAGGACACCGCACTACTGCGGGAACTCACCGAAGCCTGCCCCGAGATGACCGAACTCGCCCGCCTCACCGGCGAGTTCGCGCAGCTACTGACCCCAGCGCAGGGCAACGACGCCAAGCTCACCGACTGGATCATTACGGTCCGCGCCGCCGACCTGCCTCACCTGCACTCCTTCGCGAACGGCCTCGAACTCGACCGCGCCGCCGTCGACGCCGGACTCACCCTCCCGCACCACAACGGCCGCACCGAGGGCGTCAACACGCGAACCAAACGGATCATGAGGCAGATGCACGGCCGAGCCGGGTTCCCCCTGCTCCGCCACCGCATCCTCCTCCAGTGA